From the Prochlorococcus marinus str. AS9601 genome, the window GAGATAAAGCAAGGCAGATATCGAAATTGGGCTGATCACTTTTTACCTGGATTTCTAATGTGGGTACTCCTGTTAAATATTGATCTTCTTCAAAAGAATTGGTTTGAAAAACACCTACATCCAGTCTTTTATCAATAATACTTCTATTAAACTTTCCTGGATTTTGACCTAAATGTCCACCGTCTGATGGAGTAGGTCTCCATGGGTCATGAACAATTGTGAACCATCCTGATCCTTTTGAATTTATGGTCAGACTTCCATCTTCAACCTCTACATTTGCGGTACCATCGCTTTTGAGTCCAAAAATAAATTCAGGATTAAATTTATTATCTAAATCTTCCCATTTATTTAATGAAATATTCCATATTTTTTTCTCGTCTTTTAAATTCTTAGAATTAAAATTTTCATCTAATTTTAAATGTTTATCAAAAAAATTTAATAAAGATTCTTGTGATCCCTCCCACCAATTTAGATGTGTTGCATTCCCAATAATAATCTCTGGGCTTCCACCCGCTTCTTTAGATTGTTGATAAAGATCAAAGGCACCTTTTAAATGTGGATCCCAAAGTCCTCCAATAATTAACATAGGTTGTTTAATCCATGTTGAAATTGGTTTAAATTCTTCAAATGGGTGAGCATTATTTAAATTTTTAAGCCATTCCAAAACAAAGCTATTAGGATCATATTTTTTTAAAATTTCAATTCCTTCCTTTAAATAACTTTTATTTTCTAGGGCTAATCTTATCTTTCCCCACTCAAGCAATTTATTTTCTTTTTTCATTTTTAGTGCCGCAATTTGAAGTCCCCATGCAATATTGTTATGCCACCAATATGCTCCTCCATCTGAGCACCAATGATCCTTAATATTCATCCCAGTCATTGCTGGAGATAAACAATCGGGCGGCTTTGAATATAATTCACCGGTTAGTTGAGTAAATCCTTGATATGAAAAACCATATAAGCCAAGTTTCCCATTACATTCTTTTAGAGACCTTACCCATTCATGAGTTTCTGAAGTATCGCTAGCTTCTTGAGAAAAACCATTAAAGACTCCTTCAGAAGAACCCATACCTCTAACGTCTTGAATTATGACCATATACCCTTTGGAAGCCCACCATTCAGGATGAGAATAGGTGATAGTTGAAGCAATTTCCCTGCCATAAGGTTGTCTCATTAATAATGCAGGCCATGGCCCATTGCTATTAGGTAACCAAATCCTTGATATAAGTTTTACTCCATCTCTAAGTATTAGAGACTTGTCAAACCATCTAGAACCAGACATTTAGGCTTTAGATAATGTCTGGACAGTGCAGCCCAATGACGTAAATAGAAAAGATCTCTGCGTTAACGGGAGTTAACTTTTTTTTGTTTGATACATACTCTATAGCTTTATCTGAACTAGCAGAAATACCTTTTGAATTAAACTCTCTAAACTTATTACATAAATTCCTAGCTTCGTTTGGATTCTTTTTTACATTTTCCAGTAGGTTAGACTGACTAAAAACAGGGTATAAAGAGTTGGAAAACAAAAATAATAAAAATATCAGGGGTTTCATTTTCACTAACTTTTTCTAAATTCTACATTAAAAAATTTTTTTTAACCAAGTTTTCAAATAGATTTGTAGATTTGACTAGCTTTTTTAATCCATTCTTTTAAGAGAGCAAAAGTTGTATATGTTTCAGTTTTTACTCTAAGACTTCTTTCTAATCTACCAATTTTGCGCTCTAATTCGTAAGGAGTAGATAGTGATAATGATTTAATAGAAGATATGCCGCAATGCAAAAGTAGATATGCTTGCGGTGGAGAAATTCCAATTTCTTTTTTAAAAATAGCTATAGCTCTAATTTTCTTTAGATTATTCAATGTGCATAGTGAATATTTTCTTTGAATCTCATTTATTTCTTGGTCAGAAAGATTACTTAATTTTTCAATGTCAA encodes:
- a CDS encoding CocE/NonD family hydrolase encodes the protein MSGSRWFDKSLILRDGVKLISRIWLPNSNGPWPALLMRQPYGREIASTITYSHPEWWASKGYMVIIQDVRGMGSSEGVFNGFSQEASDTSETHEWVRSLKECNGKLGLYGFSYQGFTQLTGELYSKPPDCLSPAMTGMNIKDHWCSDGGAYWWHNNIAWGLQIAALKMKKENKLLEWGKIRLALENKSYLKEGIEILKKYDPNSFVLEWLKNLNNAHPFEEFKPISTWIKQPMLIIGGLWDPHLKGAFDLYQQSKEAGGSPEIIIGNATHLNWWEGSQESLLNFFDKHLKLDENFNSKNLKDEKKIWNISLNKWEDLDNKFNPEFIFGLKSDGTANVEVEDGSLTINSKGSGWFTIVHDPWRPTPSDGGHLGQNPGKFNRSIIDKRLDVGVFQTNSFEEDQYLTGVPTLEIQVKSDQPNFDICLALSLVEEGNEKVNQFSTGFLRVKNSKINEECIYQITMQPTNICLIKDSKLRLSISAAAYPAIGVNPGFGDGNIGSPSANHRVITLSFSLDKTFMKMTPFFYK
- a CDS encoding DUF4332 domain-containing protein; protein product: MESKTFLDILPNNFRHEKYFFVQNNLIDIEKLSNLSDQEINEIQRKYSLCTLNNLKKIRAIAIFKKEIGISPPQAYLLLHCGISSIKSLSLSTPYELERKIGRLERSLRVKTETYTTFALLKEWIKKASQIYKSI